The DNA window CATATGCCAGACATGCCTGCATATAACAAGTACGCATCCGATCTTCTTTCGTGGTTAATTCAAACGGTACTTTCGCAAACAATATTGCTTTTGTAAATTGATTGTTTTGATTTTCAATCCTCGGTGCAAGTAATTCATTTTTACCGGTTGCTTCAACAATCTTATCATATCCACTGCCACGTTCCTCACAAATACCACATTTATGCATAAATCCGGCAATATTTTCATTTCTGGACACCGGCACCGAATCTACAATTCTTTCAATTGCTACCAGTGGTGCGCCAGCATTTGAAAATTCAATTCGATTTTTAAATACTTCTACCATCGGATTTGTACCTCTTTGCTGCAGATCCTGATGTATCATAGCATTTGCCAACAACTCACGGATAGCAATTTCCGGGAAACTGACAACAGATTTCCTTGTTGCCTCTACAATAACCTCTTCCTGCGGAATAATTGTCATAATATACTGCACGATTTCTTCATGCGAAAATGCATAGCCCGCACAGAACTCTTTTTCTCTGATAGCATCCAGTCTGGAATTCTCCTTATACCATATCACCCTCACAGTTCTTCTATGCAAAGATTCAAATTTCTTCAAATCCTTTGCGATCATCAATGCTCCCATATTCGTGATATCCCATGTACCGGCATCATTTCTCTTTATGAACTTTTCATGCTGTAAATCTTCCAATACTTTATCCCTATTTCTCGGAATTGGCATTTCCAGTTTATCATAATACTTTGAGTAATCCAATAATAACACCATTTCATCTTCATCTAAATTTCCCATCGCAATTCGGAGTTCATATGGTGTAGAATCGAATGTTCTCCATAATTCTCTTTCTTTGTCAGGATACTCTTTTAAATTCTTTTTGTTCGTTCCAATTCTTATAAATTCCCCACCGGCGAACTGTACCGGCTGTTTTTCCGCACAAGGAATCTCCATCAGCACAACCATTCCTTCATCCATCGGAACCTCAAAAAATCGGAAATTAATTCTTGGTGAAAGCATTCTGGAAAGCCATGCTTCCAATTCCTCATTCCCTTTTTTCATTTTACGATACTGAAATTCAGTTCCTACAATTTTATGCGTTGCATCATCTACCCCCCAAACCAAATATGCTTTTGGTCGTTCGCACAACGCAGCTGAATTACTGAGAGCAGAAATATATTCGCCAATCATCTGTGGCTGCTTGTTATTACATTTAAATTCTACCCATTCAGTCTCATCTGGAAGCTTTGCAAGCTCTCGGACAAGACTTTGCAGATATTCTACTGATCGTATTGCCATAAAATCACCCTCTAACTTTGCAATTAAACATCATTTTGAAAGAACATCTCGAAAATTATCATGAACAATCTTAATAATGTCTGGTTCATTATAATACCGTGCAACTAACTCATATATTTTTATCAAATTATTAAATGTGTACTTTTTCCCATCAATCTTCGTGAACGGCCCATCACTTTCAATCAGTACTCTTGTTTTTGGTATCAAATACAATTTTTCTTTGCTTTTTTCATTTGTTACCATATTGGAATTGAGCGAAAAATAGCAGCCTATATCCAGTAATTGTTGCAATTGCTCTCTGCTCCCATTAAACCAATGAATAATACACCTACGAAGACGATATTCTTTTAAAATAGATATTGCTTCTTTTTCCGCTCTTCTAAGATGCACTGACATCAATTTATTCTTTTCTGCACACACTTTTGCAATTTTCTCAAAATATATACATTGTTTATTACACGAAATATAACTTTTTTTTGAGAAATCAAGTCCAACTTCTCCTACATAATTGGTTTCATTGATTAATTGTATAAAACTATAAAAATCTGTATCATTTAATGATGTCTCCTGTGGATGGAAACCAAGTGCAAATTTCAAGTATTTTGTTTCTGGATACATGCGTTTGCAAGACATATAGACCCCAGGTGAGTTCGTCATACACAATGTATATTGTTTTTTTTCATTAATTCCAGCATATATTTTCTGATGATCCTTGTAATGATCCAAATGGAAGTGTGTATCAATAAGA is part of the Blautia faecicola genome and encodes:
- a CDS encoding RNA-binding domain-containing protein gives rise to the protein MAIRSVEYLQSLVRELAKLPDETEWVEFKCNNKQPQMIGEYISALSNSAALCERPKAYLVWGVDDATHKIVGTEFQYRKMKKGNEELEAWLSRMLSPRINFRFFEVPMDEGMVVLMEIPCAEKQPVQFAGGEFIRIGTNKKNLKEYPDKERELWRTFDSTPYELRIAMGNLDEDEMVLLLDYSKYYDKLEMPIPRNRDKVLEDLQHEKFIKRNDAGTWDITNMGALMIAKDLKKFESLHRRTVRVIWYKENSRLDAIREKEFCAGYAFSHEEIVQYIMTIIPQEEVIVEATRKSVVSFPEIAIRELLANAMIHQDLQQRGTNPMVEVFKNRIEFSNAGAPLVAIERIVDSVPVSRNENIAGFMHKCGICEERGSGYDKIVEATGKNELLAPRIENQNNQFTKAILFAKVPFELTTKEDRMRTCYMQACLAYVNFEGISNSDIRKIFGLGEKEKAKASRLLTSAVDGGYIKVMDPDTAPRYKKYIPYWA
- a CDS encoding TatD family hydrolase, which gives rise to MIQHLIDTHFHLDHYKDHQKIYAGINEKKQYTLCMTNSPGVYMSCKRMYPETKYLKFALGFHPQETSLNDTDFYSFIQLINETNYVGEVGLDFSKKSYISCNKQCIYFEKIAKVCAEKNKLMSVHLRRAEKEAISILKEYRLRRCIIHWFNGSREQLQQLLDIGCYFSLNSNMVTNEKSKEKLYLIPKTRVLIESDGPFTKIDGKKYTFNNLIKIYELVARYYNEPDIIKIVHDNFRDVLSK